The following are encoded together in the Planococcus antarcticus DSM 14505 genome:
- the addB gene encoding helicase-exonuclease AddAB subunit AddB has product MSLRIVYGRAGAGKTRFVQEEIVDELKRQADGNPVFLIVPDQMSFSTEYSLATAYGMNGMIRAQAVTFKRLAWRVLQEVGGISRKEVDTFGYRMLIRSLLEEHRDDFQLFRRVAGKRGFTDQIEQLVKEFARYCVNCEELSSIRSSLLEAGAPKTLLDKAEDLELILTEIESRLGKVFVDSEGHLALLSEKISYSDLIKSATIYIDGFVTFTAREYEILFELMKYAKSVTIALPMDERTDPNDEQALFYQSANTARRLSEQAAKEGIEIDNPVHLDLSRRFVQPELEHIERHFDNYPTQKIQGQGHVSLIESSNRRAEMHAVARNIRDQVRNGFRYNEIAILYRQPEIYDELINTIFPQYEIPYFISQKKSMLHHPLIEFSRSVLEAAVSNYSYESVFRAVKTDLFFPVGPVSKWRERSDVLENFVIANGIYGERWFEEKRWFYKKYRGLEFHTSIQTDEELVAQMELHAVRDLIREPLAQLKEHLKSSKTGRDVAEALFLFVEKLNVYAKIQALREREEKEHRLLAATEHEQAWNQWVGVLDQFVLMFGDKEINLATAVKILDEGFETLEFSRIPPSLDQVTVSKIDLARLMDIKSVFVIGANDGVLPKRIEQEGLLTDTDRDWFAQIGFELAPTSKMRLMDETYMVYRAFTSASELLTVSFPIADEEGKALLPSLYIQKLKDMLSIDTVPAVIDPEELLDSSPLAYISHPRSTLAYLTSQIRNGELTAEWRAVLNYYREDPFWSSVIERILAPIKRNTADSLRQDIADPLYGTPISSSVSRVETYYGCPFAHYVAYGLRLEERSQYKLAAPAMGDLFHAAIKWISDEVLRLGVSWSSLTRQQCQNLAKEAIEQLSPYFVNHILISSHRYRYIQHKLEGIIRQTAFMLSKHAKVSGFVPVALEVGFGPQETIPPLDIPLNNGRKMNVRGRIDRIDSTEIHGKPYLRIVDYKSSKQGLDLSNVYHGLSLQTFTYLDVALTHSDRWFGEEAEPAGVLYFHMHNPILKLTKLMTAEELEEEMAKSFKMNGLVVEDPEVIQAMDDGIEGYSNVIPVRLNKSGSVSVSQSKTVVKEDMQTIRRFVRGKHQRAGNGILEGNTSITPYKLKEDTPCQFCSYRSVCQFDPTDPEQSYRKLPALSVDKAVELIRKETAEDDTKKTD; this is encoded by the coding sequence GTGTCTTTACGCATTGTATACGGCAGAGCAGGAGCGGGAAAAACTCGTTTTGTTCAGGAGGAAATTGTTGATGAGTTAAAGCGGCAGGCAGATGGAAATCCGGTCTTCCTTATCGTGCCGGACCAAATGTCATTTTCCACCGAATACAGCCTTGCTACCGCATATGGTATGAATGGCATGATTCGGGCACAAGCTGTCACCTTTAAGCGGCTGGCCTGGCGGGTGTTGCAGGAAGTAGGAGGCATCAGTAGGAAAGAAGTGGATACCTTCGGTTATCGCATGCTGATCCGCAGTTTGCTGGAGGAACATCGTGATGACTTTCAATTATTTCGCAGAGTGGCCGGAAAGCGGGGCTTTACCGATCAAATTGAACAATTGGTAAAGGAATTTGCCCGCTATTGTGTGAACTGCGAAGAATTGAGTTCGATCCGCTCTTCATTATTGGAAGCGGGTGCACCAAAAACCCTGCTCGATAAGGCTGAGGATCTGGAATTGATCCTGACAGAAATCGAAAGCCGTCTGGGTAAAGTGTTTGTAGATTCTGAAGGCCATTTGGCACTGCTAAGTGAGAAAATTTCTTACTCCGATTTAATCAAATCGGCGACCATCTACATCGATGGATTTGTAACATTTACAGCGAGAGAGTATGAAATTCTCTTTGAATTGATGAAGTATGCCAAATCGGTGACCATTGCCTTACCAATGGACGAACGCACAGATCCGAATGACGAGCAGGCTTTGTTTTACCAGTCTGCCAATACGGCTCGCCGCCTAAGCGAACAAGCAGCCAAAGAGGGTATCGAGATTGACAATCCGGTGCACCTTGATTTGTCGCGTCGATTTGTACAGCCGGAACTAGAGCATATCGAACGGCATTTTGATAATTACCCAACCCAAAAAATTCAAGGTCAAGGCCATGTTTCGCTCATCGAATCTTCGAACAGAAGAGCTGAAATGCATGCTGTGGCTCGGAATATCAGGGATCAAGTGAGAAATGGATTTCGCTACAACGAAATTGCGATTTTGTACCGTCAGCCTGAAATTTATGATGAGTTGATCAATACCATTTTTCCGCAATATGAAATTCCGTATTTCATCAGCCAGAAAAAATCGATGCTGCACCATCCTTTAATTGAATTTAGCCGCTCGGTTCTTGAAGCCGCTGTCTCCAATTATTCTTATGAGTCAGTGTTTCGGGCCGTTAAAACGGATTTGTTTTTTCCGGTAGGACCGGTTTCCAAATGGCGTGAACGCAGCGATGTACTAGAGAACTTCGTCATTGCTAATGGCATATATGGGGAACGCTGGTTTGAGGAAAAACGCTGGTTTTATAAGAAATACCGCGGCCTCGAGTTCCATACATCCATACAAACAGACGAAGAATTGGTAGCTCAGATGGAGCTTCACGCTGTCCGTGATTTAATTAGAGAACCTCTAGCTCAATTAAAAGAACACCTGAAAAGCAGCAAAACCGGAAGAGACGTCGCGGAAGCTTTGTTCTTGTTTGTTGAAAAATTGAATGTTTACGCGAAAATCCAGGCATTGAGAGAACGTGAAGAAAAAGAGCATCGCCTATTGGCGGCTACTGAACATGAACAGGCTTGGAACCAATGGGTCGGTGTGTTAGATCAGTTTGTGCTAATGTTTGGAGACAAAGAGATCAATTTGGCGACAGCTGTCAAAATATTAGACGAAGGATTTGAAACTCTTGAATTTTCTCGCATCCCTCCGTCCCTAGATCAAGTAACGGTGTCCAAAATCGATTTGGCGCGTTTAATGGATATTAAATCTGTATTCGTTATCGGAGCCAATGATGGCGTACTGCCCAAACGCATTGAACAAGAAGGACTTCTGACCGATACGGACCGTGACTGGTTTGCACAGATCGGCTTTGAACTCGCTCCGACTTCAAAAATGCGCTTAATGGACGAAACTTATATGGTCTACCGTGCATTTACATCAGCCTCGGAACTGCTGACTGTATCGTTTCCGATTGCAGATGAAGAAGGAAAAGCGCTGCTGCCTTCTCTCTACATCCAAAAACTAAAAGATATGCTGTCAATCGATACAGTTCCTGCAGTTATCGACCCCGAAGAGCTGCTGGACAGCTCACCATTGGCTTATATTTCACATCCACGGTCGACCTTGGCTTATTTGACCTCACAGATTCGCAACGGGGAATTGACAGCCGAATGGCGTGCCGTTTTGAATTATTACCGCGAAGATCCATTTTGGTCTTCTGTCATTGAGCGGATTTTAGCGCCGATCAAACGAAATACAGCGGATTCACTGCGTCAAGATATTGCCGATCCCCTGTATGGCACGCCAATCTCCTCCAGTGTATCAAGGGTTGAAACTTATTACGGCTGTCCTTTTGCGCATTATGTCGCCTATGGTCTACGGCTTGAAGAACGCAGCCAATATAAATTGGCTGCGCCAGCAATGGGTGACTTATTTCATGCCGCAATTAAATGGATTTCAGATGAAGTTTTACGGCTTGGAGTTTCGTGGTCTTCTCTGACTAGACAGCAATGCCAGAATTTGGCTAAAGAAGCAATCGAGCAGTTGTCGCCTTATTTCGTCAATCACATTCTGATCAGTTCACATCGTTATCGCTATATCCAGCATAAATTAGAGGGCATCATCCGCCAGACAGCATTCATGCTCAGTAAGCACGCCAAAGTTTCCGGATTTGTGCCAGTCGCTTTGGAAGTCGGATTCGGCCCTCAAGAAACGATTCCGCCGCTCGACATTCCATTGAATAACGGACGTAAAATGAATGTCCGTGGTCGGATCGACCGGATCGATTCGACTGAAATTCATGGCAAACCGTATTTGCGCATTGTCGACTACAAATCATCCAAGCAAGGGCTTGACCTCAGCAATGTCTATCACGGGTTGTCTTTGCAAACATTCACATATCTGGATGTAGCATTGACCCATTCTGACCGTTGGTTTGGAGAGGAAGCGGAACCAGCTGGCGTACTTTACTTCCACATGCACAATCCCATACTGAAGCTGACCAAGTTGATGACAGCCGAAGAGCTGGAAGAGGAAATGGCTAAATCATTTAAAATGAATGGCTTGGTTGTTGAAGATCCCGAGGTGATCCAGGCAATGGATGATGGAATTGAGGGTTATTCTAATGTCATACCGGTAAGACTCAATAAAAGTGGCTCAGTGTCTGTATCCCAGTCAAAAACGGTAGTCAAAGAGGACATGCAGACCATACGCCGGTTTGTCCGCGGCAAGCATCAGCGTGCTGGCAATGGCATATTGGAAGGAAATACGAGCATAACGCCATATAAATTGAAGGAAGACACCCCTTGTCAATTTTGTTCTTACCGCTCCGTTTGCCAGTTTGATCCGACAGATCCGGAACAAAGCTACCGCAAACTTCCGGCTTTATCGGTGGATAAGGCAGTAGAATTGATCAGAAAGGAGACCGCCGAAGATGATACCAAAAAAACCGATTGA
- a CDS encoding TVP38/TMEM64 family protein, protein MENIVELTQSYRAFGPLIGFLLPFVEAFLPFLPLFVFVFANATAYGLWFGFLLSWGGSVIGAYAVFLLVRKYGRARFMNFMTRHEKVQKLIHWVERNGFGPLFLLLCLPFTPSALVNLVAGLSNIRKHYYLLTVMAGKFVMVLTISYVGYDLRALFTQPIRTAIVLLVIILLYVVGKILEKRLHKKVEADFRLAKEERKKQKL, encoded by the coding sequence ATGGAGAACATTGTTGAATTGACCCAGTCCTACCGGGCTTTTGGTCCGTTAATTGGTTTCTTGTTGCCATTTGTCGAAGCATTCTTGCCGTTTTTGCCGCTATTTGTTTTCGTCTTTGCTAATGCCACAGCTTATGGATTATGGTTCGGGTTCTTATTATCCTGGGGTGGGTCAGTAATCGGCGCTTATGCTGTGTTCTTATTGGTGCGTAAATATGGCCGTGCACGTTTCATGAATTTTATGACTCGTCACGAGAAAGTACAAAAGCTCATCCATTGGGTAGAACGCAACGGCTTTGGTCCACTGTTTCTTTTGCTTTGTTTGCCTTTTACTCCATCTGCACTCGTTAACCTTGTAGCTGGCTTATCAAATATTCGCAAACATTATTACTTGTTGACGGTTATGGCAGGTAAATTTGTCATGGTATTGACCATCTCTTATGTGGGATATGACCTGCGTGCACTTTTTACGCAGCCAATCAGGACAGCAATTGTATTATTGGTAATCATTTTGCTGTATGTAGTCGGCAAAATTCTTGAAAAGCGATTGCATAAAAAAGTAGAAGCGGATTTCCGCTTGGCAAAAGAAGAACGCAAAAAACAGAAGCTGTAA